TACGTCCGTGGCCGCATCTATACCACGCTGAAGCATCCGATGCTGACCGGCATCAAGCTATGGGCGGCGGCGCACCTACTTTCCAATGGCGACCTCGGCTCGATCATCCTGTTCGGCGCATTTCTGGGTTGGGCGGTGTTCGACCGGATCTCGCTCAAGCATCGCACCGATGCGGGCGGACCGCCGATCCCGGTGGGCGGTATGGGCAACGACCTGATCGCGGTGGCGGTCGGATTTGTCGCCTATCTGGCGCTCGCTTTCGCCTTCCATCCCGTCGTCATCGGCGTTTCCGTCGTCGGAGCCTAGAATGTCGGTCCAGTCCGCCATCAAGCGCAAGACTGCGCCGGATATTCGCGCCCGCAAGAACGGCGAGCCGATCGTGATGCTGACCTCGTATCACGCCCATACCGCGGCCATGGTCGATCGCTACTGCGACGTCATCCTGGTCGGCGATTCCCTCGGCAATGTGATGCACGGTTTCGAGACCACGGTGCCGGTGACGCTCGAGATGATGATCCTGCAAGGCCATGCGGTGATGCGCGGCTCGCAGCACGCGCTGGTCGTGGTCGACATGCCCTTCGGTTCCTACGAGGCCTCGAAGGAGCAGGCGTTCCATTCCGCGGCGCGGATTTTGAAAGAGACCCATTGCGGCGCCGTCAAACTCGAAGGCGGGGCGCGGATGGCGGAGACCATCGCATTTCTGGCCGAGCGCGGCATCCCCGTGATGGGCCATATCGGGCTGACGCCGCAGTCGATCAACGCGCTCGGCTCGTTTCGCGCCCAGGGCCGCGAGGAGGGCAGCTGGGAGCCGATCGAGAACGACGCGCTGGCGGTCGCGGAGGCCGGCGCCTTCTCGGTCGTGATCGAGGCGGTCGCCGAACCGCTGGCGCGCAGGATCACCGGGGCCATCGCCATTCCCACCATCGGCATCGGCGCCAGCGCGGCCTGCGACGGCCAGGTGCTGGTGCTGGAGGACATGCTGGGGCTGTCGCCGCGGGCGCCGAAATTCGTCC
The sequence above is drawn from the Bradyrhizobium sediminis genome and encodes:
- a CDS encoding NnrU family protein, with protein sequence MGLSVMILGLVLLLGVHTLTTQRALRARLIASAGEGGYKIGYSLVSVAGLALIVWGFAKYRATGWIDVWTPPTAMKHVTAALMLAAVILVVASYVRGRIYTTLKHPMLTGIKLWAAAHLLSNGDLGSIILFGAFLGWAVFDRISLKHRTDAGGPPIPVGGMGNDLIAVAVGFVAYLALAFAFHPVVIGVSVVGA
- the panB gene encoding 3-methyl-2-oxobutanoate hydroxymethyltransferase, producing the protein MSVQSAIKRKTAPDIRARKNGEPIVMLTSYHAHTAAMVDRYCDVILVGDSLGNVMHGFETTVPVTLEMMILQGHAVMRGSQHALVVVDMPFGSYEASKEQAFHSAARILKETHCGAVKLEGGARMAETIAFLAERGIPVMGHIGLTPQSINALGSFRAQGREEGSWEPIENDALAVAEAGAFSVVIEAVAEPLARRITGAIAIPTIGIGASAACDGQVLVLEDMLGLSPRAPKFVRRYGNLGPMIEAAIEGYASDVRSRAFPGPEHVYGMKAKG